CTATATTACagatgattttctttttgacgTACCCAATGGACGTGGAAAAACATCGGTTGAGTCTTCCCAACATGGACCACGCGTAGGTTGCGGTAATATACCTAGCGGTAAACAGGCTGCATATCCGACATATCCTTCTTGGCCATGTGGCGTTTGCACGTAGAGCCAAGTCTGATTTTTAAAGACCGCATTTACTACTGTTCCGAGCGGTAAAGCCATTTCGTCCTGTGTACCACCTTGCGTTTGATATAAGACCGATGGGAATGATAAAACAACTGGGATGTTAGCTGGTCTCTCGATGGATGcctaaaaaaatttattcagaAATGTAACATTAtgatcgtataaaatttttttacactttacaattatttcgatttgtaaggggaaaaaaaaaaaggaaaaaaaaacgatttctgaattaattttttgatttgtttatttatttattttttgttataaatcgaaataattctaaagtgtgaaaaaattgtatacgaTCATTATATTACCTTTGTTAAAAATGCATCAAGGTCGGCAATCTCATAACCAAATCTACTGGGTGGTCTCGTTTTATGTGGACGTTTCGTACGTCTGTGTCTGTGTTTGTCACGACTGTTTGGGGTCGACGTTGATTCACGAGATACGAGAGAGGGTTCGGAAACtgctttctttactttttccttttccctcgTGTCTTTCGCACTTGcgaacaattctttttctggATACTTCTCCAACAGACTCTCGATCGTTTTGTCGTTAATTATCGTCTCTTTGCTGATGGACTAGGATAGTaaaggaatatattttttagcaacaaaaatattactattaaaaaaagaatgaatcaCATCGTTACCTTCTCCATTTTGTCGATCTTTTCGATTCGATGAAGGATCTTTTTTTCACGTTTCTCTTGTCCCACGACGTTCTCCTTGGCagcatccttttctttatcgcTTTTGATGCTTCTTCTCGAGGATACCTCTCTGCTGTCATGGGAAAGTGTATCACGATGAACGTTTGTTCCTGTAGAAATTGCAAattgttgtaaaaaaataaatcgatggaAAAGAATGATCAAAAGTATCAAATACGAACCCGTCGTGTTGGAAACTGAATGATTTCCGTTACCAGTAGCAGCAgattgttgttgctgttgctgttgctgttgctgttgctgtggttgctgttgttgttgcggTTGTTgcgattgttgttgttgttgttgctgacCACGGAGGACCCAAGTCAAAGAGATCTTCGGACGCAAAAGTGTACTTGGCCGTTGCCCCATGCTCCTCGTCGATGCAACGGGTGTCAAGGGCGTCGTGGGAGTCGACGACCTTGATGGCGATGGCGACCTTGAGGATCCTGTCACCACCGGAAGTGGACAATTCGCCACCAAGTCCACCGTCTGCATCGAACAGCCATTTTCCTGGGGACAAATGTAGCACTAATGAAAAAACAGGAAATttatacttgttttttttttccttttttttttgtaaatcgatagccaagaaaattacattaaaattacatttattgtTATCTGACGACAAGATCGTTTCATTTTATGGACGttcaatcatatttttttgtaaattgcATATATACGATGATTTTATTGCGATTGTGAATAAGGAACTCGTTGcaatttcgaaaaaatgagattatttttcttcttcccacGAGGACGAAGATCGTTTCCACGAAGGAGAAATACACGAGAATGTTTTTccaagaattattaaattcaagAGATCCGTGCAAGAAATATAGGAAATGTCTTCGctcacgagagaaagagagagggagagagggaaagagagaatggcAATCATCTCGGATTTTTTCGTGGTACACGAAATCGTAAGATTATACTTGAGTCTTCCAGGCACGGTTGGACTCATTATGTCATGTATGAAATACTCTCACCGAAGTTGGGcacgtttctttctcgaaaaaaaatatatatacatatacatacatatatatatttcttttcttcttacttaaTGATTGGTTATactgatttatatatatatatatatatatatatatatatttgtttttctatttttatcctcTTGAAATTTGACGATATCCACCTTAACGACTTGCTTTCCTTTGTCGTTGAAAAGTCATCAAGTAAGTACCGCGACAATCACGGATATTTCaagcttttctttatttcgttcgacATAATGAGACTTTCGAGAATCATTTGTTGGAGACGATATCTTCATTTGACGTTAATTGAATTATCAAAGGAACATATGCCATGACGAAACTATGCTTTTATGTTACTTCAATCagtataaatcaaaataattcgtATGCATACCACACGTAACTATATGCATTCGTACACGTCTACggtgaaacgataaaaagtgCAATTAAATGACTCAtctattaaacaaaaaaaaaacatttcctTTACGtgaatatcaaatatttcttaatatattttcaaattttatatatatatatatatgtgtgtaaatgTTATCGGTAATTTTAGTTTAAAAACTATTagaaacgattttcttcttgtccACGAGTGCGTGTTAAACTCCAATGGGGAATTCTTGAATATGTTCGTTCTCGTGAACGTTCTATGGCATACTATCCGATAGAAATCGTTCGCGTAAAGTAAGTAAATTGCACTTCCGTGATCATGGGATTACATTCGGTGAccaatagaatatattttaagcgataaatcgttttaaaatatCGGAAATTTCATTGATCATTTAATATCTACTCTTCCTGAGAATATTTAATGCATGTTAAAGATTACAATTAGTTACGGACGATAAACAAGAAATCggattatttctatttctgttATGTTAGGATGTTCTAATGTTAGGAAAATtccatgaaaatttattatcgtcgttgtcgCGCTGTCGTGTAATTtgcttaaataaatatacacgaatacaaacatacacacacatacacagatatatttaaaataatgtgACGAGAGAAGAGCTACTTCTCGAacaattttcttatcttttgaatattttttcaagtgTCCTCGAAAATGTCACGTTCTTAAGAGATAACTTTCTACAAAATTCACGTTCTTTAAGAGATAACTTTCTATAGAATTGAATTCAATGAGCACACGACATATttccattaattttaatattaaaaatctctAACATAAAGtaatacgtacacatatatttatatataaaataattcttcaaCGACTTTGAACAATGAAATCATTCTATAAATGCTTTCTCAAGTATCCTTGAAAATGTCCGATCGCGAGGACGAtcgaaatatatgataaatatttatgttctCAAGGtgactttttataaaattcaatttattgAACACGATGTTGGTCCATTAATTTTcgctaaataaaaaatcgtttcaagaaaaaaaaaaatatatatatatatatatatatatatatatatatatataaatatacgtacacgcatatatctatataagatAATCTTAAAGATTTCAACGAAATCAATCGATAtgatattcatataataaataatttgaatttaaattcAGCGTAGATTTGATAACCGATGATCACATTTTATGAAGTGTCGAATGTACGATAAATCAGAAATTGATAGGAGTCAAGTTGCAATTATggaatatcgatatattttgaatGACGTAGGAGGAAGAACGTTTTAATTCGGATTCAAGATTTTTCCTCGTCggcttttatatatttatagctTCGAAATACTTCACGTTTCTATCACCTTCAGGCGTTTTCCCTTTACGTTGGcctgtgagaaaaagagagagagagagagagagagagagatggaaaaaaagcgaagatgaagaagaagaaggagaaaattcCTCGACAGATTCGATCAACCTGAGACAAATTGCTGTATAATTTTCCTCGGGATACGATTACATACGCTAATGGCGTAATAATTCATAGGATCTCGCTTTAAGCTCCCCTACACGTGAAATAGTTTATGATATTACCCTTACGTAATAAGGTTGGAATCGCCATCGAAAGTTTTTCCCATGGTAATTCGTAAAGActtcgtttttataaaattcgcGATATGCGATGGAAAAAAATACGCGTTTaacaatcttcttttttttttgttattattatctttttttaacgactattaaattaaacataattatatatatatatatatttcatacacatatgcgtgtgtgtgtaaattcAATAGATCATcggaaaatatcgatcgaaacgatcgaattgtattatttcttGGAATAAATCACGTGTATAAAGacttatcatttaaataacCTATTCGATTGCTTagtgagaaaggaaaagaaaaggagaaaaaaatagaagaggaaaaagaaaaaaagaaaaaaagaaagaaagaaaataaatacgaagacGTATAATACGCCGAGGGAGAGCCTTGGGTGACAAGttaaaaagacagagaaagagataggtgcaagaaaaagaggaaacaaaatattcatacacacatatacctaaacctacacgtacatacacacccATAAAGACTTATATATTGAAAAGGTTcacgagaagaagaggagcCTGGCAAACTCGGATCATGCTAATGAAATTCTCAAGATATCTATCTCGTGCGCCACTGTGCACGAGGCATTAGTTTAGCTTCTCGCTTCAAGGCCTGACCGATCTTATCTGAACGCGCGTTCGTACGCGCGTATCAATTTCCGTGGAACGTGAAACTCGAAAGAGCAAGGGttggaggaagagaagaatggtgagagaagagggagagaggtcCTCCATTCGCTTTTTCTCACTTAAACGATCTTGGAACGTGTACTAACAGTTCCATAACAGAACTGTTATCCGGAAAAACTCATCTTTGTTATaacacttttttattatatttgtcgaTTTAATTATCGACAAAATACAGATTTCATCGTAACGTTTTATATACAAGTGACTTTAAAGTAATCCATCTCTCTTTGAGAAATTTGTTTTCCAACTaattcttctactttttcttttcattcttttttttcattcgaatcgtaaaattatgattttgtATGCTTATTTGCTTAAGCGTTCTTCGGTCGTATTTTGGGAATGTAATTTTGCGACGAATGCTTTTTTTGTGAACGATATTTACGTATCACACGTGTTCTCGTATTtggaaataattgtttttcttcgttaaaaatattaaaagaaatatcgtacGCACgcgaagtattttttttttttctattttagttcaatttgtaattttctattgaatttttatctgtcgatagttttgtttttcttttcatgtatttattttttttgattaaataagataagatcGGGAGGTACGACGATAAGATATATTGTGACATTTGAATGAgtcaaaatattgaaagaaatgtttcgTACGAACATTCCCGTCAACTGCAATTTCCTGCTATTTCACGAATGATATTCGTATCGATcagtattattttctctttctctttctttctctctctctctctctttttcttaaggCTACCAAATCGTTATCGTCActgatatactttttaaaagcGTTCTGACAAATTGCAGTTGTAATGACCGTGAAGAACTTTCGCCATCTTGCAGACACGAATTCGCTGATGAGTTGAACGTTCTCagttctcttttatatttggtCCTACCGGTCCCGTCAAGGGCCATCAATGACTGTCACGAGCATTCGTAATAACTCTGTGCTAATGCATCATAATGGAGCATAGTATGAATCATGCGAAAAAGGATCTCGTTCGGTCCGTTATTGAAATATGCTCGAGAAAGTGCTCGAGGCTCTTCGATCCAAacgatatcgattttaatgtCCTCGTTATTCTTCGTCCCTCATCATCTCTCAAccatattcttttctctctctctctctctctctttctcttttttatttatttatttatttatttatttccatctttctttcttttatttttcttcaaacgaattcgaataattccaagggaaacgaaaagtacacgatttgtaaaaaaaatatttttttttttttttttttttttttttctaaagcaa
The sequence above is a segment of the Vespula vulgaris chromosome 12, iyVesVulg1.1, whole genome shotgun sequence genome. Coding sequences within it:
- the LOC127068163 gene encoding uncharacterized protein LOC127068163 isoform X1, with the translated sequence MFARLCRQTPNGDLKRRHSWNSEADYQSVETGAETVSGEEGDISSSENDDRISYKENGCSMQTVDLVANCPLPVVTGSSRSPSPSRSSTPTTPLTPVASTRSMGQRPSTLLRPKISLTWVLRGQQQQQQQSQQPQQQQQPQQQQQQQQQQQQSAATGNGNHSVSNTTGSYLILLIILFHRFIFLQQFAISTGTNVHRDTLSHDSREVSSRRSIKSDKEKDAAKENVVGQEKREKKILHRIEKIDKMEKSISKETIINDKTIESLLEKYPEKELFASAKDTREKEKVKKAVSEPSLVSRESTSTPNSRDKHRHRRTKRPHKTRPPSRFGYEIADLDAFLTKASIERPANIPVVLSFPSVLYQTQGGTQDEMALPLGTVVNAVFKNQTWLYVQTPHGQEGYVGYAACLPLGILPQPTRGPCWEDSTDVFPRPLGNMTDTEKLRDTRSECGARSRNARVRRGSRDAVSACGERSVDRLYLRAAANAKTKGARHTLLVIRNDYEGRGANSLSVSKGDVVALLSDHVNDWFWVRSRDGREGFIPAVVAGHGFL
- the LOC127068163 gene encoding heat shock protein DDB_G0288861 isoform X2, which gives rise to MFARLCRQTPNGDLKRRHSWNSEADYQSVETGAETVSGEEGDISSSENDDRISYKENGCSMQTVDLVANCPLPVVTGSSRSPSPSRSSTPTTPLTPVASTRSMGQRPSTLLRPKISLTWVLRGQQQQQQQSQQPQQQQQPQQQQQQQQQQQQSAATGNGNHSVSNTTGTNVHRDTLSHDSREVSSRRSIKSDKEKDAAKENVVGQEKREKKILHRIEKIDKMEKSISKETIINDKTIESLLEKYPEKELFASAKDTREKEKVKKAVSEPSLVSRESTSTPNSRDKHRHRRTKRPHKTRPPSRFGYEIADLDAFLTKASIERPANIPVVLSFPSVLYQTQGGTQDEMALPLGTVVNAVFKNQTWLYVQTPHGQEGYVGYAACLPLGILPQPTRGPCWEDSTDVFPRPLGNMTDTEKLRDTRSECGARSRNARVRRGSRDAVSACGERSVDRLYLRAAANAKTKGARHTLLVIRNDYEGRGANSLSVSKGDVVALLSDHVNDWFWVRSRDGREGFIPAVVAGHGFL
- the LOC127068163 gene encoding uncharacterized protein LOC127068163 isoform X3, with the protein product MQTVDLVANCPLPVVTGSSRSPSPSRSSTPTTPLTPVASTRSMGQRPSTLLRPKISLTWVLRGQQQQQQQSQQPQQQQQPQQQQQQQQQQQQSAATGNGNHSVSNTTGSYLILLIILFHRFIFLQQFAISTGTNVHRDTLSHDSREVSSRRSIKSDKEKDAAKENVVGQEKREKKILHRIEKIDKMEKSISKETIINDKTIESLLEKYPEKELFASAKDTREKEKVKKAVSEPSLVSRESTSTPNSRDKHRHRRTKRPHKTRPPSRFGYEIADLDAFLTKASIERPANIPVVLSFPSVLYQTQGGTQDEMALPLGTVVNAVFKNQTWLYVQTPHGQEGYVGYAACLPLGILPQPTRGPCWEDSTDVFPRPLGNMTDTEKLRDTRSECGARSRNARVRRGSRDAVSACGERSVDRLYLRAAANAKTKGARHTLLVIRNDYEGRGANSLSVSKGDVVALLSDHVNDWFWVRSRDGREGFIPAVVAGHGFL